The Streptomyces sp. NBC_00510 genomic interval GCGCACCTCCCGGACCACCGGGAGCCCGGCGGAGATGGCCTCCAGCCGCGACTTGAGCAGGCCGCCCACGCGCCGGGCGTTGCCCTGCAGGTCGTGGTCGAGGAGGTACTGGAGGTTGGCCAGCGCGCCGGCCGTGGTGATGGGGCTGCCGCCGAACGTGGAGATGGAGTTGGCGGTGAGGCAGTTCATCACCTCGGCGCGGGCGACGACGCCTCCCATGGACAGGCCGTTGCCGACGCCCTTGGCGAAGGTCAGGACGTCCGGCGGGCCGGAGCCCTCGTGGGCCTGCCAGCCCCAGAAGTGCTCACCGGTGCGGCCCCAGCCGGTCTGCACCTCGTCGGTGATCCAGAGGATGCCGTGCCGGTCGAGGACCTCCTTGAAGGCCGCCAGCAGCCCGTCCGGGCCCGAGGTGAAGCCCCCGACGCCCTGGATCGGCTCGGCGATCAGGGCGGCGACCTGGCCGTTGGCCTGGCCGAGCATGTCCTCCAGGTCCGCCACGCACGCGGCCGTGAACTCGGCGTCGGACAGGTGCGCGTACGGGCCGCGGTGCCGGACGCCGCCGTGCACGTACAGCGTCTGCAGCGGCGACAGGCTCGTCGGCGACCAGGAGGTGTTGCCGGTGATGCCGATCGCCGAGAAGGAGCGGCCGTGGTAGCTGTTGCGCAGCGCCAGGATCTGGTTGGACCTGCGGTACGTGGTGGCGAGCAGCAGCGCGGTGTCGTTCGCCTCCGTGCCGGAGGTGGTGAAGAAGACCCGGGCGTCCGGGATGCCCGACAGGCGGGCGATGCGCTCGGCGAGGTCGACCGCCTGGGAGCTCAGGTAGAGCGTGGAGGAGTGCAGGATCCTCCCGGCCTGCTCGCGGACCGCGGCGGTGACCTCGGGCAGGGCGTGCGCGGTCATGGTGGTGAGGATGCCGCCGAAGAAGTCCAGGTACTGCCGGCCCTCGGCGTCCCAGACGTGGCGACCCTCGCCGTGGGTGATCTCGATCGGCTCCCGGTAGTACGTCGCCAGCCACTGCGGCATCACGGCCTGGTGGCGGGAGTGGAGCGCGGCGTGCGGGTTCTCGGTGATGGTCATGGACGTGTTCACGCCTCCGTCAGGGTGCCGTAGGCGTCAGGGCGGCGGTCCCGGTAGAAGGCCCACTGCTGGCGCACCGCGGGGATCAGGTCGAGGTCCAGGTCGCGCACGATCAGTTGCTCCTCCTTGTCGGAGGCGACGTCGCCCACGAACTGGCCGCGCGGGTCGACGAAGTAGGACGTGCCGTAGAAGTCGTTGTCGCCGTAGTCCGGTTCCTGTCCGACCCGGTTGATGGCGGCGACGAAGTACTCGTTGGCGACGGCCGCGGCCGGCTGCTCCAGCTGCCACAGGTACGAGGAGAGCCCGCGGTGCGTCGCCGAGGGGTTGTAGACCAGTTGCGCGCCGGCGAGGCCGAGTGCCCGCCAGCCCTCGGGGAAGTGGCGGTCATAGCAGATGTAGACGCCGACCTTGCCGACGGCCGTGTCGAAGACCGGCCAGCCCAGGTTGCCGGGCTTGAAGTAGTACTTCTCCCAGAAGCCCTTGACCTGCGGGATGTGGTGCTTGCGGTACTTGCCGAGGTAGCTGCCGTCGGCGTCGATCACGGCGGCGGTGTTGTAGTAGAAGCCGTCCTGCTCGATCTCGTAGACCGGCACCACCATCACCATGCCCGTCTCCCGGGCGAGCGCCTGCATGCGCTGCACGGTCGGGCCGTCCGGCACCCGCTCGGCCCACCGGTAGTTCTCGGCCTCCTGCACCTGGCAGAAGTACGGGGAGTTGAACACCTCCTGGAAGCCGATCACCTGGGCGCCCCTCGCGGCCGCCTCGCGGGCGTGCTCCTCGTGCTTCGCGATCATCGACTCGGTGTCACCGGTCCACGTCGCCTGGACGAGCGCGGCGCGTACGACATTGGGCATGACAGCTCCTTTGACGCGAGGTCACGCCGGAACGGCGGGCAGGTCTACGCACGTAGATCCGGCGCTGGGACGAACGTAAGAGCCCACAGCCCACTGTGGCAATACCGGCGCCGTTACTCAACGAAGCCGATCAGATTTCGCGGCCGGGCAGACCCGCTCGGCGCAGTGCGGCGGCCACGTCGCGGCGCTTGGACACCGACACCAGACCCGCCGCGTCCAGGAGCGGGCCGACGAGCCCGGCGCCCTCGTGGGCGATGCCGGCCGCCGCCTCCGGGCTGCGGGCGCGCACGAGGGCGACCAGCAGGCTCAGCGCCGCGTCCCGGTGGCCGGCGTCGAGGAGGGCCCCGGCGGTCGCGGCGATCTCGGCGGCGGGCCGGGCGGCCGCCTGGTGCAGCAGGGTCCGGCAGTCGTCACCGCGGCCGGCCGAGTCCAGGGCGGTCGCGGCGGCCGCCAGACGGTGCGGGGGCTGCGCGGCCAGCTCCCACAGCAGGGTGGCCACGTCGGCGGCCAGTCCCGAGCGCTCCAGCGCGGCCGCGAGCTCGGGGGCGTCCTCGGGCGGGCCGGCTACGGCCTCACTCATCAGCACGTACGCCTCGCCGGTGCGGCCGGTGCGGCGCAGCTCCGCCATGCGCGCCGCGGTCGCCCGCGCGGCCTCCCTGCGGACGTGCGCCTCCCGGACGTCGATGTGCCCGTGCGCGGCCTCGCGGGCGTGGGGGGTGTCATGGCCCGCCGCGCCGGCGAAGCGTGCCCCGCGGGGGCCAGGGGCGGCATCGTCCTGCGGAGCCGCCCCGACGGGCGGCACGACCACCTCGGCCTCGGGCGCCCCGGCGAAGCGGGCCCCGCCGTACCGTGCTCCGCCGCGGGGGCGTTCCTTGCGCCCACGCCCGGAGGGCCGGTGGTCCGTCCGGGCCTGCGCGGGGGCGCCGTCGCCGGGTGCGGGTGCGGCGGCCGGGCCGGCGTCGGCCGGGGGCGCGGCCGGGGCGCGGGGCGGCGGCACCCGGGGCGTCCGGTCCGCCTCCGGGCGGAACCACCCGTCGGGCACGGCGGGGCGGGAGCGGACCGCGTCGAGGCGCGCCTGCACCTCCGCGCAGCGCGCGACGGCCCGTTCGCGGTCGTCGCGGGCCCAGGCAAGCTCGTTGCCCAGGCGCTCCGCCTCGGCATGGGTGGGGGCGCCGCGCAGCGCGGCGGCGACGTCACGCTCGTGCAGCACCGCGTACTGGCGTTCCCGGAGTAAGACGTCCAGCCGTGAACTCAGCGCCGCCTCGCCGCCCGGCACGGCGTCGTGGGCGGCGACGGCGGCGGCATGCAGCCTGCGGGCGCGCTCGGCCGCCTCCTGCGCCGGGTGGGTACCACGGGCGGTGGCGACGTCCTGGAGGAGGGCGAGGACGACGTCCCACGGCGGGACGTCGGTGCCGTCGAGCCAGGCCCGCACGCCGTCGGGATCACGTTCGGCGAAGACCGCGTACCAGCCGGGCGTGTCGCCCGCCGCGCCGACGAGCCCCCGGAGGTACCCGGCGAACTCGCCGACCTGCTCGATGACCTGGCTGTGCGCCCCGCGCTCCACTGTCGCTCCTCCCTGTCCGCCGCCTGGCGGCGGAAGCGTGTGGTCCGCACGGCATTCGACACCCGCTGTGTTACGGGGGTGCTACGGAGAGTTTTCACGGAAGGGGCAGAGGCTGCACGAGCGCCCGGGCCCCGCGCGGAGGCACGGCGGCGCGCCCCCCGGCCGGGGGCGCCACCAAGGCGTCGCCGGTCCTCAGGACCCGGCCGACTCCGGATGGTGACGGCGGTAATGGCGCGCGACACGGGCCCGGTTGCCGCAGGGCGGCTTGCACCACTCCTGACGGCCGTGGGACTTGACGAAGTACCGGACGCACCGGGGCGCGGTGCAGGCACGCAGCCGTTCCCGCTCGGGTCCGGCCAGGAAGTCGACGGCCGCGCGGGCCAGTTCGGCGACGATCCGGGCGGCGGGGTCATCGCACTCCGCCGCGGGCACGAGACGGGCCACGGGAGCCTCCTCCACCTCCCACACGAGCCGGGGGACGACGGGGACCCGCGCCGCGGCGGCGTTGAGGTGCGCGAGGGCCTCCTCCGCGGGCATCAGACGCCCTGCGTCGGCCGAGCTGGACGGCCCGGGCGCCACGGCGCGGGCGAACAGCGCCCGGACGGCGCGGCGGAGGGCGAGGACGTCGGCGAGGGCGGCGTCGTCGGCGGTGAAGCCGTCGGGCCCGGGAAGGTGTTCGCGGGCCCACGCCGTCAGCGCGGACGGGTCGCCGAGGTCGTCGGCGACCCCTCCGTCGCCGTCGTGCCGGATGGTGCTCACCAGTTCCAGGGCCAGGTAGCGCTCCACAGCGCCCCTCCTCTTGATCGTCCGCCGGTCGCACCCTACCGTTCTAATGTTAGGACTCGGATTAAGCATTAAGCCTGGAGGGGAACGGCCCATGCTGCTGCTGGCTCACATCAGCGACCTGCATCTCGACGGCACCGAACGCTCGACGGAGCGCGCCACCCGCGTCATGGCCTACCTGCGCGGGCTGCCCCGGCCGCCGGACGCGCTGCTGGTCACCGGGGACATCGCCGACCACGGCGCCCCCGGCGAGTACGAGGAGGCGGCCCGGATCCTGGAAGCACCCTTCCCGGTGTTCCCCTGCCCGGGCAACCACGACCGGCGGGCCGCCTACCGCAAGGCGCTGCTGGGCGAGGCCGGGGCGGCGGGACCGGTGAACCGGGCGCACCTCGTCGCCGGGACCGCGGTGCTGATGTGCGACTCGACGATCCCGGAGGAGGACGACGGCCTCCTGGACGAGGAGACCCTGCGGTGGCTGTCGGCGACGCTGGACGGGCTGGTCCCCGGTACACCCGCGCTGGTGGCCTTCCACCACCCGCCCGTCGCGCTCCACCATCCGCTGCCCGACGGCTACCGGCTGGGCGGGCCCGGGGCACTGGAGGAACTGCTGGCCGCGCACCCCGAAGTGATCGCCGTCCTTACCGGGCACGCGCACACGCCCGCCGCCACCACCTTCGCCGGGCGGCCGCTGATCGCCGCGCCCGGGGTGACGTGGACGCTGCGCATGCCGTGGGAGGGCGAACAGGACGGCTCGGTCGCCGACCGTTCGGCGCCGCCCGGCGTCGCCTTCCACGTGCTGGACGACGAGCGGCGCCTGACGACCCACTACCGCGTGGTGCTCTGAACCACCATCGCCGAGCCGCCGCCGCGGCGCACCGTCTCGGCGGCGGCGAGCCAGCGGCCGTCCGGCAGCCGCTGGACGCCCGTCGTCGCACCGATCTCACCCGCGTCGGCGAAGCTGTGCCCGATGTCCTTCAGCTCCGCCGCCACGTCGCTCGCGAGGAAGGCCGGCTCGACCTGCGTGGTCGCGGCGTTGCGCTGGCTGGCGCGCGGCGCGGCGATCGCGTCCACCAGCGGCATCCCGCGGTCGACGTGCTCGGTCAGCACCTGCAGCACGGTGGTGATGATCGTGGCGCCGCCGGGCGAGCCGAGCGCGAAGTCGACGCGGCCGTCCTTCAGCACGATCGTCGGCGACATCGAGGAGCGCGGCCGCTTCCCGGGGCCCGGCAGGTTGGGGTCGTGCACCGAGGCGCTCGCCGGGACGAACGAGAAGTCGGTCAGCTCGTTGTTGAGCAGGAAACCGCGCCCGGGGACGGTGATGGCGCTGCCACCGGTCTGCTCGATGGTCAGCGTGTACGCGACGACGTTGCCCCATTTGTCGGCGACCGTGAGGTGCGTGGTGTTCTCGCCCTCGTACGTCGTCGGGGCGGCCTTGCCGCCGCGGTCGCAGCGCGCCGGGTGGGCCGGGTCGCCCGGGGCGACCGGGCTGGTCAGTACCGCGTCGTCCTTGATCAGGCAGGCCCGGGAGTCCGCGAACGACTGCGACAGCAGTCCCGCGGTCGGGACCTTCTCGAAGGCCGGGTCGCCGACCCAGCGGCCGCGGTCGGCGAAGGAGATCCGGCTCGCCTCGAGGAAGCGGTGCAGGTACTGGGCATCGGAGAGCCGGGAGAGCCTGCCGGTCCGCTCCAGGATGTTCAGCGCCTCGCCGACGGTGGTGCCGCCGGAGGAGGAGGGCGCCATGCCGTAGACGTCCAGGCCGCGGTAGGAGACCCGGGTCGGGTTCTGCGGCTTGGCCTTGTAGGCCTTCAGGTCCGCCGTCGTGAGGTCGCCGGGGCGGACGACCCGCGTCGCGGCCGGGTCCACCGGCGGCTTGCGCACGGTGTTCACGATGTCGGCGCCTATGCCGCCGCTGTAGACGGCGGAGACGCCTTTGCGGCCCAGCTCGTCGTAGGTGCGGGCGAGGTCGGGGTTCTTGAGCGTGGAGCCCACCGCGGGCGGCTGCCCGCCGGGCAGGAAGAGCGCGGCGGTGGCCGGGAAGTCCTTGAAGCGCGCCTGGTTGGCTTCCGTCTGGCTGCGGAAGGTGGCGTCCACGGTGAACCCGTCGTGCGCGAGGCGCTCGGCGGGTCGCAGCACGTCACCCAGGCTGCGGCTGCCCCAGGATCTCAGGGCGGTGTCCCAGGTCGCGGGGGTACCGGGGACGCCGACGCCCAGACCGCTGGTGACGGCGTCGTTGAAGGGCAGCGGCTGGCCGTTCTCGACGAAGAGCTTGTCGGTGGCGCTCTTGGGGGCCGTCTCGCGGCCGTCGATGGTGTGGACCTTGCGCTGCCTCGCGTCGTAGTAGACGAAGTAACCGCCGCCGCCGATGCCCGAGGAGTACGGCTCGGTGACGCCCAGGGCGGCCGCGGTGGCGACCGCGGCGTCCACGGCGTTCCCTCCGCGCCGCAGCACCTCGATGCCGGCGGCGGAGGCGTCGGCGTCGACGCTGGAGACCGCGCCCCCGTAGCCGACGGCGAGCGGGACCTTGGCGGGCGTGGCGTCCCGGGCCCGGGCGTCCGCCCCCGGCGGGGCCGCGGCCACCGAC includes:
- a CDS encoding aspartate aminotransferase family protein codes for the protein MTITENPHAALHSRHQAVMPQWLATYYREPIEITHGEGRHVWDAEGRQYLDFFGGILTTMTAHALPEVTAAVREQAGRILHSSTLYLSSQAVDLAERIARLSGIPDARVFFTTSGTEANDTALLLATTYRRSNQILALRNSYHGRSFSAIGITGNTSWSPTSLSPLQTLYVHGGVRHRGPYAHLSDAEFTAACVADLEDMLGQANGQVAALIAEPIQGVGGFTSGPDGLLAAFKEVLDRHGILWITDEVQTGWGRTGEHFWGWQAHEGSGPPDVLTFAKGVGNGLSMGGVVARAEVMNCLTANSISTFGGSPITTAGALANLQYLLDHDLQGNARRVGGLLKSRLEAISAGLPVVREVRGRGLMLGVELASSAAAGVVLEAAREGGLLIGKGGRAGDALRIAPPLSLTVAEAEEGASILESALKQAQSELGDGPA
- a CDS encoding acyltransferase codes for the protein MPNVVRAALVQATWTGDTESMIAKHEEHAREAAARGAQVIGFQEVFNSPYFCQVQEAENYRWAERVPDGPTVQRMQALARETGMVMVVPVYEIEQDGFYYNTAAVIDADGSYLGKYRKHHIPQVKGFWEKYYFKPGNLGWPVFDTAVGKVGVYICYDRHFPEGWRALGLAGAQLVYNPSATHRGLSSYLWQLEQPAAAVANEYFVAAINRVGQEPDYGDNDFYGTSYFVDPRGQFVGDVASDKEEQLIVRDLDLDLIPAVRQQWAFYRDRRPDAYGTLTEA
- a CDS encoding CGNR zinc finger domain-containing protein — translated: MERYLALELVSTIRHDGDGGVADDLGDPSALTAWAREHLPGPDGFTADDAALADVLALRRAVRALFARAVAPGPSSSADAGRLMPAEEALAHLNAAAARVPVVPRLVWEVEEAPVARLVPAAECDDPAARIVAELARAAVDFLAGPERERLRACTAPRCVRYFVKSHGRQEWCKPPCGNRARVARHYRRHHPESAGS
- a CDS encoding metallophosphoesterase, with the translated sequence MLLLAHISDLHLDGTERSTERATRVMAYLRGLPRPPDALLVTGDIADHGAPGEYEEAARILEAPFPVFPCPGNHDRRAAYRKALLGEAGAAGPVNRAHLVAGTAVLMCDSTIPEEDDGLLDEETLRWLSATLDGLVPGTPALVAFHHPPVALHHPLPDGYRLGGPGALEELLAAHPEVIAVLTGHAHTPAATTFAGRPLIAAPGVTWTLRMPWEGEQDGSVADRSAPPGVAFHVLDDERRLTTHYRVVL
- the ggt gene encoding gamma-glutamyltransferase, with the translated sequence MRRHAVRSLSLLAVTATAALSVAAAPPGADARARDATPAKVPLAVGYGGAVSSVDADASAAGIEVLRRGGNAVDAAVATAAALGVTEPYSSGIGGGGYFVYYDARQRKVHTIDGRETAPKSATDKLFVENGQPLPFNDAVTSGLGVGVPGTPATWDTALRSWGSRSLGDVLRPAERLAHDGFTVDATFRSQTEANQARFKDFPATAALFLPGGQPPAVGSTLKNPDLARTYDELGRKGVSAVYSGGIGADIVNTVRKPPVDPAATRVVRPGDLTTADLKAYKAKPQNPTRVSYRGLDVYGMAPSSSGGTTVGEALNILERTGRLSRLSDAQYLHRFLEASRISFADRGRWVGDPAFEKVPTAGLLSQSFADSRACLIKDDAVLTSPVAPGDPAHPARCDRGGKAAPTTYEGENTTHLTVADKWGNVVAYTLTIEQTGGSAITVPGRGFLLNNELTDFSFVPASASVHDPNLPGPGKRPRSSMSPTIVLKDGRVDFALGSPGGATIITTVLQVLTEHVDRGMPLVDAIAAPRASQRNAATTQVEPAFLASDVAAELKDIGHSFADAGEIGATTGVQRLPDGRWLAAAETVRRGGGSAMVVQSTTR